In a single window of the Stigmatopora nigra isolate UIUO_SnigA chromosome 7, RoL_Snig_1.1, whole genome shotgun sequence genome:
- the cpne4a gene encoding copine-4, whose amino-acid sequence MSDAYESACDSLGLLESACLTKVELRLTCKGISDRDALSKPDPCVVLNMQSHGRWMEVDRTEVMRSCVNPSYSKVFTLDFYFEEVQRLRFELHDINNGNYNGAKDADFLGAVECTLGQIVSQRKLSKALLRPGGNVGKTIITISAEELTGNDDYIELSFSARKLDDKDFFSKSDPFLEIYRLNEDATLQLVYRTETVMNNLNPVWNTFKVSLNSLCNGDHQRKLQCTVWDWDSNGKHDYIGEFEATFQEMRGAIEGRQVQWPCINSKYKVKKKAYKNSGIVILNQCKIIKMHSFLDYIMGGCQIQFTVAIDFTASNGDPRNSCSLHYIHPYRPNEYLKALVAVGEICQDYDSDKMFPAFGFGARIPPDYKVSHDFAVNFNEENPECAGIQGVVEAYQACLPKLQLYGPTNIAPIIHKVANSASQELHTKEAMQYFILLILTDGVITDMADTREAIVQASRLPMSVIIVGVGNADFGDMQMLDGDDGVLRSPRGEPVLRDIVQFVPFRNFKHASPAALAKSVLAEVPNQVVDYYNSRGIKPKVASQYHASRTFGP is encoded by the exons ATGAGCGACGCGTACGAGTCGGCGTGCGACTCGCTGGGCCTGCTGGAGTCGGCGTGCCTGACCAAAGTGGAACTGAGGCTGACGTGCAAAGGCATCAGCGATCGCGACGCGCTCTCCAAGCCCGACCCCTGCGTGGTCCTCAATATGCAGTCGCACGGCCGTTGGATGGAG GTGGACCGCACGGAGGTGATGCGCAGCTGCGTCAACCCGTCCTACTCCAAAGTCTTCACGCtggacttttattttgaagaggTGCAACGTTTGCGCTTCGAGCTTCACGACATTAACAACGGCAACTACAACGGCGCCAAAGACGCCGACTTCCTGGGCGCCGTGGAGTGCACTTTGGGACAG ATCGTATCGCAGAGGAAGTTATCCAAAGCGCTGTTGAGGCCGGGAGGAAACGTGGGCAAAACCATCATCACG ATTTCAGCCGAGGAGTTGACGGGGAACGACGACTACATCGAGCTTTCCTTCAGCGCCAGAAAGTTGGACGACAAG GACTTTTTCAGCAAGTCGGATCCCTTCCTGGAAATCTACCGCCTGAACGAGGACGCCACGCTGCAGCTGGTCTACAGGACAGAG ACGGTGATGAACAACTTGAACCCCGTGTGGAATACTTTCAAAGTTTCCCTCAACTCGCTTTGCAACGGAGACCACCAGCGCAAGCTGCAG TGCACCGTGTGGGACTGGGACTCCAACGGGAAGCACGACTACATCGGCGAATTCGAGGCTACCTTCCAGGAGATGCGGGGCGCCATCGAGGGACGCCAG GTGCAGTGGCCGTGCATCAACTCCAAATACAAAGTGAAGAAGAAGGCTTACAAGAACTCTGGCATCGTCATCCTCAACCAGTGCAAG ATCATCAAGATGCATTCTTTCCTGGATTACATCATGGGGGGCTGCCAGATCCAATTTACG GTGGCCATCGACTTCACGGCGTCCAACGGCGACCCTCGCAACAGCTGCTCTCTGCACTACATCCACCCGTACCGGCCCAACGAGTACCTGAAGGCGCTGGTCGCCGTGGGCGAGATCTGCCAAGACTACGACAG tGACAAAATGTTCCCGGCGTTTGGGTTTGGCGCTCGCATCCCACCTGACTACAAG GTCTCCCATGACTTTGCGGTGAATTTTAACGAGGAGAATCCAGAGTGTGCAG GTATCCAGGGCGTGGTGGAGGCGTACCAGGCTTGCTTACCCAAACTTCAACTGTACGGACCCACCAACATCGCTCCCATTATCCACAAAGTGGCTAACTCCGCCTCCCAGGAGCTCCACACCAAAGAGGCCATG CAATACTTCATCCTCCTGATCCTGACGGACGGCGTGATCACGGACATGGCGGACACGCGGGAGGCCATCGTGCAGGCCTCGCGTCTGCCCATGTCCGTCATCATCGTGGGCGTGGGCAACGCCGACTTCGGGGACATGCAGATGCTGGACGGGGACGACGGCGTCCTGCGCTCGCCCCGCGGCGAGCCCGTCCTCAGAGACATTGTGCAGTTTGTGCCCTTCAGGAACTTTAAGCAC GCGTCGCCGGCGGCGTTGGCCAAGAGCGTCCTGGCCGAGGTTCCCAATCAGGTGGTGGACTACTACAACAGTAGAGGCATCAAACCCAAAGTGGCCAGCCAATACCACGCCTCCAGGACCTTCGGACCCTGA